The sequence CCTTGACGGCCCGGAGCATCGGCAGTCCCTCGGTGAGGGAGACGTACGAGGTGCCGGGCAGTTCCTTCTGGAGGCCGAGCAGGTGCAGCGCCCAGGTGTTGTCGCTCACGCCGAAGCGGCCGGAGGCGTCGAGGAGCGGGGCCGTCGTGGCGTACGGGTCCTTGCCGTCGGTCCAGTCGCGGAGCGTCAGCACGGGCGCGCCCGCGGCCTTCTCGGCGTCCGGCGCCTCCAGGGTGGGCACGACGAGCACCGGGTCGTGTCCGGCGGCGAGCACCAGCAGGGTGAGCCGCTCGGTGGCCGCGGGCGGCGCGTAGCCGGTGAGCCAGACGAGGTCGGGTCCGGGAGCGACGAGCACCCCGGCGAGTCCCGCCTCGGCGGCGGTCCGCGCGGCGCGCTCCATCCGTGCCCGGTAGTCGTCGGCGGTGAAGGGCGCGGGCATGCCGGTCATCCGGTCCTCCGTGGGGCGATCCGTGGATCTGATCGTGAGCCTGTCGTGGCTCTGCCGTGGGGCTGTCGTGGGTCCGTCGTGTCCGTCGTGGGGCTGTCCGTGGCCAAAAGGGCTACGGGCAGCATCCTGCCCGGACAGCGGGGGTGACGCGAGCCGGTCGACGCTTATTTCGAGGGCAAGGGCCTTCGGGGGCGTCAGCCGTCCAGGGCGAGCCTCGCGCCGAGGAGCAGCAGAACCCCTCCGGAGATCTGCTCCAGCCTGCGCCGCACTCCGGACCGGGACAGTACGGCCCTCATCCGTCCGACGAACCACACGTAGAGGCTGTAGTAGCCGATCTCGTAGACCGCCCAGAGGGCGGCGAGCCCCAGCATGGCGGGCAGGTGCGGGACGCCCCGCGGTACGAACTGCGGGAGGAAGGACATCGCGAAGATCGCCGCCTTGGGGTTGGCGAGGTTGATCAGCAGCCCGGTCCGGTAGGAGGCCCAGCCGCTCCTCCCCTCCTTCCCCTCCTCCCGCATCCCGCCGTCGTCCGCAGCGCCCTCGGCGCGGCGCGCCCGCCACAGCGTCTGTACGCCGAAGACGACGAGTACGACGGCGCCGACGACGCGCATCACGTCGTACGCCACTTCGGAGGCGGTGAGCAGGGCGGTCAGGCCGAACGCGGCGACGACGCCCCACACGAAGACGCCGGTCTCGTTGCCGAGGACCGTCAGGAATCCGGCACGCCTGCTGTGCAGCGACTGCCTGATGATCAGCACGGTGCTCGGGCCGGGCGAGGCGGCTATCAGGGTGCAGGCGCCGAGGAAGGCGACGAGGGTGCTGAGCATGGGGCCATCGTGGCCCTGCGCGGAAGGCGCGGCAACGCATTTCCTCTTGACGGCCATGGATCGCTCGACCATTACATCTATATGGATCCGTAGTGGATCTAATGGTTGGATGACGGCTGGTCATTAGGTTGCACTGCCATCCAGGGGAGGCGAAGGAACCATGCCCGTGCTGGCGCACATCAGCGACCTGCACCCATGTGCCGGCCGACGAGGGGCGGTTGACGAGCCGCTTCAGGGTGGCCGTGCGACGGACGGACCGGCCCGGTCGGGTTCTCGTCAGGTGATGACGCCGGGGGTCACCGACAGCTGCCGGTAGCCGCCGCTCGCGTGCCGGAGCGTGAGTCGGACCGGCGCGCCGGGGCGTGCGGCGGCGACGGCCCGTGCGAGGCCGGCGGCCGAGTCGACCCGGGTCGTACCGAGGACGAGCAGGACGTCACCCCGTACGAGGCCCGCGGTGTGACCGGGCCCGGGGACGTGCACGCCGACCAGGAGCGCGCCCGGGCCTTCGGACGCGTCGACCGCCTCCACGCCGAGGGTCGGCCGCTCGCCGGACCGGCCGGCGGACGGGGAGCGCGGGCGCTCGGACGAGGTCGTACGCGCGGCCGAACTCCCGGCGCCCGGACCGGACCGGGTACCGCCGCTCCCCGCGGAGGCGGCGGACGCCTCCTGGGCGCCCGCCCGCCCCTGGGACTCGGCGAGTCTGCTCATGCCGATCACCGTGGCGCCCACGGTGCCGAGCCCGACCCCCGACAGCACGAGGACCGTCCCGACGAACAGGCTGAACAGCAGGGTCATGAGCCGTCGTCCGCGGCGCCGTGCGGCGTGCGGGCGGCGGCCCGCACCGGACAGACGGTTGCCGCCGCCCGGCCCCTGACCACCCCTGCCCTGACCGCCCGACTCCTGATCGCCCGACTCCTGACCCCCTGGCTCCTGATCGCCCGGCTCCTGACCGGGCATCGGCTTGGGACGCAGCACTGTCTGTTCCATGGATCACCTCCGGCCAGAGCTCTACCCTCCGCACCTGCCCGCGACGATCCCCGAACGGGTGATACGGCCGAGGTCAGCAGACCGTCGCGGTCCGCCAGACCGTGCCGAACGGCAGCTCCGGGAGCTGTCCCGGTACGAAGCCGTGGGCTCGGCGGGCCAGGTCGGCGGCCCCGTAACGCCGGCAGTCGTAGTGCCACTTCAGGATGCCGGCCATCCAGTTCTGCAGTTCCACGACATAGCCGTCCATGATCGCCCGGACCTCGTCCGAGAGTCCGAAGTCCTCGTACAGGACCGGCAGTTCATGGGCGGCGACATGCTCGAACTGCCGCATGCGCTGGGTCATGAGGTCGTGTACGACGCCGAGGGCCTTCGGGTAGTCGCAGCCGAAGAAGTTCTGCACGACGAGGATCGCGTTGTGCACCTCGCCCTCGTACTCGATCTCCTTCTGGTAGGAGAAGACGTCGTTGATGAGCATCCCGTAGTCGATCGCGGCGTTCTCCAGCGACCGGACGGGGCCGCTGCGATAGACCTCCGGCGGGACCTCGGGGCCGTGTCCCAGGCGGCACAGGCTCATGGTGAGGTCGGAGCCGAAGGTGGCGCGGCGCATCTCCAGGTAGTCGACGGGGTCGGGGATGCGGTGCTGCAGCTGGTTGGACAGCTCCCACACCCAGCTCTCCGTCATGACCTCCACCGAAGCCCGCATGGTGCGGCGCGCCTCCCGGGTCATCGTGGCCGTCGTGCGCTGCCAGAGATCGGCGAGTCCGCGCTCCATCGCGTTGGCCGGGGGCGGGATCTCCTCCCCGTCGACGGGCATGCAGGCGGACAGCCGCGCCGTGCACAGCTTCGCGGCGGCCAGGTCCCTGCGGGCCCCGAACACCATCGGGTAGTAGTCGTCGCCGTACGTCCCCCAGACGAGCCACTGCGCGCTGAGGTCCAGGGCCTCGGGGGTGCCGTCGGGGTCGAGGCCCGCCGAGCACAGCGGCAGGTCGTAGGCGGCGAGCTTGTCCTCGTCCCAGACGCCCTCCTGGAGGATGCCCATGCTGTGCGACCACGGGGTGATGCGCCGCCGGGCGCCGTCCAGGTCGGCGTTGAGCCGGACCTGGAACGGCATGTAGAAGTCGGGGAGCAGGGAGGGCCCCACCTTCTGGAACGGCACGTGCGTGTACGCGCGCAGCCGCTCGGCGCCGGCCGCGGCGAGCAGCGCCCCGACGTCTGCGGCGGAGGTGCCCGGACCGGTGAGGCCCTGCAGCGGGGAGGACTTCACAGCGCCTTCGTTCATGTAGCGGCTCGACCTCATGTGCCATTCGTGGCCGCCCGACTGCCAGTCCTGCAGCCCTCGCGTGTACGCGGCGGCGGCGCGGACCTCGTCCGGTGTGAGGCCCTTCTCCAGGGCCAGCGCGGGTACTTCGGTGAGCGCCGTGTGGTCGAACTGGTAGAGCCGCGAGGTGAGGATGTCGTTGACGGTGTCGGCGGCCTGCTGCGTCGTACAGCCGAAGAACGTCTCCAGGACGAGCACGCCGTTGCTGAGTTCGCCCTCCTGCTCGACCTCCCGCTGGTACGAGAAGAGGTCGTTGCGCAGGTGGACCGCGTCGGAGAAGGTCTCCATCAGCACGCGCATCGGGCGGGAGCGGGCGATCTGCTCGGGGACCTCCGCGGTGGCGTACTCCACGAGCCCCGCCGACCAGGGGGCGCCGCCCACCTTGCGGCGCATCTCGATGTACTCGACGGGGTTCGCGATCCGCCCTTCGTTGATGTTGGACAGCTCCCACATCGACTCGTTGAGCAGGTGCTCGGTGGACTCGGCGAACCTCCTGCGCCAGCCCATGGACATCGAGGGGACCGTACGCGCCCACAGGTCGGCGAGCCCGGCCTCGACCGGATTCTGTGGCTCCGGCACGGGAGTGGAGAGGTCGAGCGGCATGAAGAGCGGGAGCCGGTCCAGGTAGGCCTTGCCGCCGGAACGGTCCTGGCTGCGCTTGAAGGTCTCCAGGAAGTGGTCGTCGAAGAAGAAGACCCACACGTACCAGTCGGTGATGAGGGAGAGGGCGGGGCCGTCGCACTCGGGATGCGTGTACGCGCACAGCAGGCCGTAGTCGTGGGCGTCCAGGTCGGACTGCTCCCAGACGCCGGAGCCTTCCAGCATGCCCATTCCGCGGGCCCATTGGGTGGTGTGGGCGCGGGCCTCGTCCACGTGCGGGTTCAGCCGTGCGGGGTGCGGTGTGTAGAAATGCGGAAGTTCGAACGGCTGCGTCATGGGGCGGGGCCTACCCGGGGTCGCGTGAGGGCATCCGTGGGGCGGCTGATGATCGCACCATCGCGTGAACGGAAGAGTGAGCGGGTCCCGTTCGGGGAAAGGGGCCGCTTTTTCCTCGCCCCCGCCGCCCCTACCCTTCCCGTCACTGCATGGGGGCTCCGCCCCCTCGCCCCCGGTATCGCGCTGCGCGCTCGTCCTCAAACGCCGGACGGGCTGAAACGTATTCAGCCCGTCCGGCGTTTGAGGACCGGGGGTTCGGGGGCTGGCCCCCGAGGCAGGTACGGGACGGGTAGGGGCGGCGGGGGCGAAACCCGGGTCGGGTCAGCCGCGGACCGCTCGGCCTACTTCCGCCCGGAGGGCGACGAACTCCCGCAACCCCCGCGTAGCGATCTGGTCCCGCTCACCGGGAAGCGTGACCGCCAGATCGAGGATCACTCGTGAACCCGGACCGGCGGAGAGAACGACCACCCGATCCCCCACGTACACACTCTCGTCGATGTCATGAGTGACGAAGACGATCGTCGTGCCATCGCTCCGGTGAACCTCCAGCAGAAGATCCTCCAGGTCCTCACGCGTCTGGGCGTCGAGAGAACCGAAGGGCTCGTCCATGAGCAGCAGGGACGGTCGGCAGACCAACGCACGGGCGATGGCGACCCGCTGCTGCATACCCCCGGACAGCTGCCAGGGATGCCGGCGCCCCGCACCGCGAAGACCCACCCGTTCCAGCATCCGCTCGGCTTCGTCCCGCCGCTCCGAACGCCCGAGTCCCCGCCGCCGCAGGGGAAGCGCGACGTTCTCGCGGACCGAGAGCCAGGGGAAGAGCGACCGCCCGTAGTCCTGGAAGACGACGGCCAGCCGGTCCGGCACCCCGGTGACGGGCGCCCCGTCGACGAAGACGGTTCCCTCCCGTGGGGGCAGCAGCCCCGCGACGGTCCGCAGCAGGGTCGACTTGCCGCAGCCGGACGGGCCGACGACACAGAGGAGTTGGCCCTCGGGGACGGTGAGCGTGATGTCCCGCAGGACGGGGTGGTCGCCGTACCACTGGCCGACCGAGTCGAGGCGCAGCAAGCCGGCCGGCTCTCCTGTACCCGGCGTTCCCGCTTCCGTTCCCGTAGCCGCCTCCGTTCCTGTATCCGTTTCCGTTCCCGTGTCCGTTTCCGTTCCCGTGTCCGGTTCCGGCTTCATGCCGGCCTCCCTCTGCCCAGCAGTCGTTTCTCGACCGCCAACAGGCCGGTGTTGAGTACGTATCCGAGTGCGCCGAGCAGCACCAGCGCCGCCCACACCGTGAGCAGGTCCGAGCGTGACTGGGCGTCGGTGAGGGTGAAGCCGATCCCGTTGGCCGTGCCGGGCAGCAGCTCCGAGAACACCATGAGGACGAGGGAGAGGGAAAGGCTGAGGCGCAGGCCCGCGAAGATGCGCGGCAGCGCCGAGGGCAGGAGGAGGAGCAGGAGTCGTCGGGTCCTGGTCAGGCGTAGTACGGCGGCCACTTCGAGGCGCAGCGGGTCGGTGTTGCGGACGCCTTCCGCCGTGTTGATCAGTACCGGCCAGACGGCGCTGAAGACGATCGACGCGACCTGCATCCGGGTGCCGAAGTCGAGGACCACGACGAAAACGGGGACCAGGGCCGGGGGCGGGACGGCGCGGGCGAACTGCAGGACCGGGTTGCAGAGGGCGTGGGCTCGGCGGGAGCGGCCCAGGGCGGTGCCGAGGGCGATGCCGATGGCCGCGGCGAGGGCGAAGCCGGCGGTCATGCGGGCGAGGCTGGGGAGGATGTTCTCGGTTGCGGCCGGGGTGAGGAAGGCGTGTGCGGGTGGGCCCGAGAACCACAGGTTGTGGGTGTGGCGGGCGATTTCTGAGGGTGGCGGGAAATAGACGCTGGCGTGTGTGCGGGTGGCCAGTTGCCAGGCGGTGACGGTGGCGGCGAGCACCGTCCAGCGCAGGATGGCGCCGCGGGTCGCCGTCGCGGCCTTGGACCGGCTCATCGGCCGGCCTCGGCGCGGGGGGTTTCGCCCCCGCCGCCCCTGCCCGTTCCGTACCTGTGGCTGCGCCCCGGATCCCCTGTCGCGTCGGCGCGCTCGTCCTCGGACGCCGGACGGGCTGAATGCATCAGCCCGTCCGGCGTCCGAGGACCGGGGGTTCGGGGGCCGGCCCCCGAGTCGGTGACGGGAACCGCAATCCTCATCCCTGACTCCTGTGTTCCGGCGTCCAAGGGAACAGCCGACGCTCCCCCCACACCAGCACGGTATTGATGAGCAGCCCCAAGCCACCCGCCCAGACCACCCCCGCGAGCACGTCCCGCGTACCGTCCGTCGCCATGCCCGCCTGGGCGATGAAGATGCCGAGCCCCTCGCCGAAGCCCGCCAGGATCTCGGTGGCGACGGCGAGGATGAGCGCGATGGCCGCGGAGATGCGCAGGCCGGCGGCGATGAAGGGTGCGGTGGCGGGGAGTTCGACGCGCAGGAGGACCGACAGGCGGCCGAAGCCGAAGGCACGCAGGGTGTCCTTGGCCAGCGGGTCGGTCTCACCGAGGCCGTAGACGGTGTTGAAGAGGATCGGCCAGACCGAGGCGTACGTGATGAGCGCGACCTTCGTCTCCGTGCCGGAACCGAGCAGCAGGGACACCAGCGGGATCAGCGCGACGGACGGCAGCGGGCGCAGGAACTCGACGATCGCGCGCACGGCGTCGTCGACGAGGGGCACACTGCCGAGGAGCAGCCCCAGCGGTACGGCGATCGCGCAGGCGAGACCGAGACCGAGGGCCCAGGCGCGCACGGTGGCTCCGACTCCCTCCAGGAAGAGCCTGTCGCCCGCCAACTCCACCGCTCGTGACAGGACTTCGGAGGCGGGAGGCAGATAGCTGCGCCGTACCAGCCCCGCCCGGCCGACCGCCTCGCACAGGCCGAGGGCGAGCAGCACGCCGAGCGCGCCGAGCAGCAGTTCCTGTCGACGTCTCACGCGCTCCCGCCCACGGCCCGCACCGTCCCCGTCCCGTCCTCGTCCCCCGCCACTCGTCACTCGTCACTCGTCACTCGTCACTCGACCAGCAGCGTTCCCGGGTCGATCGGCTTCTTCAGCAGTCCCTGCTCCTTCATGAGGTCGGTGAGGCGGCGCAGTTGGGACACGTCCGAGGTCGCCGGGTAGGCCGGCAGCCGGATCGACTCGGCCTGGTCGGCGCTCACCTTGGTGTACTTGGGCAGTTCCTCGCGTACCGCGTCCTGGTCCTGGGTGGCCAGCCGCGCCGCCGCGGCGATCGCCCGCTGGAAGGCCGCCGCGGTCTTCGGGTTCTCGGACGCGTAGTCGCCGGTCGTGACGTATCCGCTGATCGGTATGGACTCCACGGGGGCGGAGCCGCCGTCGACGAGGACGCGGGCGTTCAGTCCCTTCTGGATGGCGCTGTCGAAGGGTTCGACGGCGTGGACGGCGTCGACCTGCCCCTTCTCCAGCGCGACCCCCATCTGCGGGAAGGCGATCTGCCGGTACTCGGGGCGGCCCGCGCCCTGTTGGCCGAGGATCGCGTTCAGTGTCAGCGACTGGATGTTGTTGAGGATGTTGACGGCGACCTTCTTGCCCTCGAGGTCGGCGACGCTGCGGATGTCCGAGTCCTCGGGCACGAGTACGTCCATCATGTGCGGCGCGACGCGGGCCCCCTCGGCGAGGATCCGCAGGTCCAGGGTGCCTTTCTCGTGGGCCTGCAGGAAGGTGACGTAGTTGGCGCTCGCGATGACGTCGACCTGCCCCTTCGACAGGGCGGGCAGTGCCTGGATGCTCTGCTGGACGGGCTGGATGCGTACGTCCAGGCCCTCCTTCTCGAACAGCCCCCGGTCCCGCGCGAGATAGAGGGGCGCGTCGTCCGCCAGGGGCAGCGCGGCGACGGTGACACTCGACCGTTCCAGCCCCTTTCCGCCCCCGCCCCCGCCCTTGCCGGAATCCGTGTCGTCGGACCCGCCGCCGCAGGACGCGAGGGTCATCGTCAGGGCGATCGCGACGGCGATCAGTCTTCCCGTGTGTCCCGCCGTGCTTCTCGCCGTGCTTCCCGCGCGGGAACGGTCCTGGGGCGTCGGCATGCGCGCATGATGACCTGTGGATTGACATGATCACTACACATCTTTGCGCCGTTCCCCGACCGGGACCCCAGGGGCGTGGGTTGACGATCCATTGACCTGCAACTTAGGTTTGCCTTACCTAAGTGGTTCTCGCCTCCGAAAGGCCAACTACCCATGAGATCCGCCCTGTTCTCCCGTGCCGCCCGTGTCGCGGCCGTCGGTGCCACCGCCGCCGCGCTGACGGTCGGGCTCGCCACCTCGGCCTCGGCCGCCACCGCCACGCGGTCCGTCACGGTGAGCGGCACGACGTACAACCTCTCGCTGACGGCCCCCGACAGCCTCTCGGCCGCCGGGCAGAACGTCACCGTCTCGGGCAGCGGCTACAACACGCTCCAGGGCGTTTACGTGGGCCTGTGCGTGATCCCCGAGGGCGTCGAACCGGGCAACCCGGCCACGTACACCTCCCGCCCGACCCCCTGCCTGGGCGGCGCCGACCAGTCCGGCACGACGGGCGCCTCGCACTGGGTGTCGAACTTCGGCGGCGGCACGGTCGCGAACAGCTCCGCCTACGGCACCGGCGGCACCTTCGCCGTCAGCGTGCACGTGAACCCGAACATCGCCTCCGGCCAGGTCTGCGGCACGGACGTCGACTGCGCCATCGTGACGCGCGCCGACCACACGGGCAGCGGCAACCGCTCGTACGACGTCTACATCCCGGTCACCTTCTCGTGACCGCGCCCCTCAGAACCCGGGGGCGGAGCGAGGTGCTCCGCCCCCGGGCGGTGGGCACTCTCGTCGGCGTCACCGCCGTGGTCCTGGCCGCCGTCGCGGCCGGTACGCCCGCCGCCGGCGCCGACGACCCGCCCGGCACCGGCGGATACGAGCGGTCGGCCCGCCTCACGACCGTCGGCAAACCGCTCGACCTGCTGCTGCACCCCGAGTCGGGAAAGCTGTACGTCGGCTCCGACACGGTCGCCGGTACGGCGGACGGCAGCCTGGCCGGGGTCTACGCCGTCGACCCGGCGTCCAACAACGTGCTGAGCTGGGTGAAGACGTCTCCCGGCAGCACCGGCGCGCCCGCCCAGCTGCCGGGCAAACGGCTCGCCGGGCCGTTGCCGGGCGACGGGGTGCACTATCTGGTCGGCCTGCGCGGGATCGCGGCCACCAGGGACGGGGCCGCGACGGGGAGCGGCGGCTGGCTCACCGGTACGACGATCACGCAGGCCAAGGCCGGTGCGAGAACCGGCACGGTCGTGGTCGTACGGGGCACGAAACTGGAGGAGGTCGCCGTCGGCGAGACCGCGGTGACCGTGGAGCGTTCCCTGACGCTGCCGGCCACCGGCGGCCCGCTCGCCGTGGACACCGCCGCCGGGCAGATCTGGGTGACCGACAACACCGACGGCGTTTTGCGCAGGGTCGATTCGGCCGACTTCGCGCCGGACGGCAAGGAGATCGCGCTCGGCGCCGGAGCCGCTGTGTCCTTCCTGGAGTGGGACACGGAGCGCGGGGCGCTGTGGGCGGGGCGCGGCAGCGTACTGGAGGCGTACGACATCGCCTCGGGCGAACTGGCCGCCTCCTTCGACGCGAAACCGGGCGACACCGTCGCCGATGTCGCCGTGGATCCGCGCTCCGACCGGGCGTTCGCGGTGTGGCAGGACTGGGGCAACCCGCCGGAGGAGGGCGACGGCGTGGGGCGGCTCGCGGTGTACGGCACGGCGACCCTCGAGGACCTCGGCATGAGCGCCGAACTTCCGGGCGTCAACGGGCAGTTGGGCAGTTCGTCCGTCGCGGTGACACCGGGCGGCGACTCGGTGTTCGTCGCGAGCCCCTCGGACGCCTCGCTCACCGTGTTCAGGGCGCCGGTACCGCCGACGCCCCCCACCTCGCCGACGCCCACACCGACGCCGACGCCGACGGATCCGGCGTCCCCGTCGCCTTCACCCGATCCGTCACCCGGTGACACGGACCCGGGCACCGACCCGACCGACTCGGGCACCACGGTTCCCGTCGACGGTCCCGCGGGCGACGGGGACAGCGCGGGCGGCGCGGGCGGCAGCGGTGACACCGGTGGTTCGGGGAGCGGTGGCGCGCCGGGCACGACCGGTGGCGGCTCGCTCGGCACCACCGGCGGCGGGTCGCTCGCCTCGACCGGCTCCGCCGTGCTCCTGCCCGCCGCGGCGGGCACCGCGGCGCTGCTCGCCGCCGGCACCGCAGCGGTTCTGTGGCGCCGACGGACGAACGGAAGGCTGGAGCCCTGAGGGCGGACGGGCTGTGGAGGGCAGGGGCGCAGCCCCGCCCTCCAGGGGCGCGGGGAACTGCGCGACCGGCCCCCACCGGCCCGCGGACGAAGGCTGTCGGGTCTGCCGTGTCAGTGCTGCTGGGCCTTCTGCGGTGTGGCCTCGCTCGGCCGTACGACGACGAATCCCTCCCCCTGGAGCATCAACTGCACGGCCTCGCCCGAGCCGCCGCGGATCATCGAGCCGATGGACTGCGAACGGTGCAGCGAGGTCTGCAGGTTGGCCGTCCAGCCGACGACCGCGTCCGTGTCGACGTACACCGGCCACTGCGGTGAGACCGGGATGACCAGCGGGTTGCCCTCGCAGACGAGACCGAGCCTGCCCTGCCCGGTGAAGACGCTGTTGAACAGTCCGCCGCCGGTGATGCCCGCGCCCTTCACCGTCTTGATCTCGTACTTCAACGAGGCGTCGAAACACAGGACGTTACGGCCGTTGACGGTGAAGA is a genomic window of Streptomyces sp. NBC_00414 containing:
- a CDS encoding LysE family translocator, with amino-acid sequence MLSTLVAFLGACTLIAASPGPSTVLIIRQSLHSRRAGFLTVLGNETGVFVWGVVAAFGLTALLTASEVAYDVMRVVGAVVLVVFGVQTLWRARRAEGAADDGGMREEGKEGRSGWASYRTGLLINLANPKAAIFAMSFLPQFVPRGVPHLPAMLGLAALWAVYEIGYYSLYVWFVGRMRAVLSRSGVRRRLEQISGGVLLLLGARLALDG
- a CDS encoding PDZ domain-containing protein; the encoded protein is MEQTVLRPKPMPGQEPGDQEPGGQESGDQESGGQGRGGQGPGGGNRLSGAGRRPHAARRRGRRLMTLLFSLFVGTVLVLSGVGLGTVGATVIGMSRLAESQGRAGAQEASAASAGSGGTRSGPGAGSSAARTTSSERPRSPSAGRSGERPTLGVEAVDASEGPGALLVGVHVPGPGHTAGLVRGDVLLVLGTTRVDSAAGLARAVAAARPGAPVRLTLRHASGGYRQLSVTPGVIT
- the cyc2 gene encoding germacradienol/geosmin synthase Cyc2, which translates into the protein MTQPFELPHFYTPHPARLNPHVDEARAHTTQWARGMGMLEGSGVWEQSDLDAHDYGLLCAYTHPECDGPALSLITDWYVWVFFFDDHFLETFKRSQDRSGGKAYLDRLPLFMPLDLSTPVPEPQNPVEAGLADLWARTVPSMSMGWRRRFAESTEHLLNESMWELSNINEGRIANPVEYIEMRRKVGGAPWSAGLVEYATAEVPEQIARSRPMRVLMETFSDAVHLRNDLFSYQREVEQEGELSNGVLVLETFFGCTTQQAADTVNDILTSRLYQFDHTALTEVPALALEKGLTPDEVRAAAAYTRGLQDWQSGGHEWHMRSSRYMNEGAVKSSPLQGLTGPGTSAADVGALLAAAGAERLRAYTHVPFQKVGPSLLPDFYMPFQVRLNADLDGARRRITPWSHSMGILQEGVWDEDKLAAYDLPLCSAGLDPDGTPEALDLSAQWLVWGTYGDDYYPMVFGARRDLAAAKLCTARLSACMPVDGEEIPPPANAMERGLADLWQRTTATMTREARRTMRASVEVMTESWVWELSNQLQHRIPDPVDYLEMRRATFGSDLTMSLCRLGHGPEVPPEVYRSGPVRSLENAAIDYGMLINDVFSYQKEIEYEGEVHNAILVVQNFFGCDYPKALGVVHDLMTQRMRQFEHVAAHELPVLYEDFGLSDEVRAIMDGYVVELQNWMAGILKWHYDCRRYGAADLARRAHGFVPGQLPELPFGTVWRTATVC
- a CDS encoding ABC transporter ATP-binding protein, whose product is MLRLDSVGQWYGDHPVLRDITLTVPEGQLLCVVGPSGCGKSTLLRTVAGLLPPREGTVFVDGAPVTGVPDRLAVVFQDYGRSLFPWLSVRENVALPLRRRGLGRSERRDEAERMLERVGLRGAGRRHPWQLSGGMQQRVAIARALVCRPSLLLMDEPFGSLDAQTREDLEDLLLEVHRSDGTTIVFVTHDIDESVYVGDRVVVLSAGPGSRVILDLAVTLPGERDQIATRGLREFVALRAEVGRAVRG
- a CDS encoding ABC transporter permease, with amino-acid sequence MSRSKAATATRGAILRWTVLAATVTAWQLATRTHASVYFPPPSEIARHTHNLWFSGPPAHAFLTPAATENILPSLARMTAGFALAAAIGIALGTALGRSRRAHALCNPVLQFARAVPPPALVPVFVVVLDFGTRMQVASIVFSAVWPVLINTAEGVRNTDPLRLEVAAVLRLTRTRRLLLLLLPSALPRIFAGLRLSLSLSLVLMVFSELLPGTANGIGFTLTDAQSRSDLLTVWAALVLLGALGYVLNTGLLAVEKRLLGRGRPA
- a CDS encoding ABC transporter permease, coding for MRRRQELLLGALGVLLALGLCEAVGRAGLVRRSYLPPASEVLSRAVELAGDRLFLEGVGATVRAWALGLGLACAIAVPLGLLLGSVPLVDDAVRAIVEFLRPLPSVALIPLVSLLLGSGTETKVALITYASVWPILFNTVYGLGETDPLAKDTLRAFGFGRLSVLLRVELPATAPFIAAGLRISAAIALILAVATEILAGFGEGLGIFIAQAGMATDGTRDVLAGVVWAGGLGLLINTVLVWGERRLFPWTPEHRSQG
- a CDS encoding ABC transporter substrate-binding protein, with amino-acid sequence MPTPQDRSRAGSTARSTAGHTGRLIAVAIALTMTLASCGGGSDDTDSGKGGGGGGKGLERSSVTVAALPLADDAPLYLARDRGLFEKEGLDVRIQPVQQSIQALPALSKGQVDVIASANYVTFLQAHEKGTLDLRILAEGARVAPHMMDVLVPEDSDIRSVADLEGKKVAVNILNNIQSLTLNAILGQQGAGRPEYRQIAFPQMGVALEKGQVDAVHAVEPFDSAIQKGLNARVLVDGGSAPVESIPISGYVTTGDYASENPKTAAAFQRAIAAAARLATQDQDAVREELPKYTKVSADQAESIRLPAYPATSDVSQLRRLTDLMKEQGLLKKPIDPGTLLVE
- a CDS encoding AIM24 family protein, with protein sequence MKGDLFSSEYMVQPADAAGMSVQNAKSIRYAVNGEMFARQGAMIAYRGSLQFERKGQGVGGMLKRAVTGEGLPLMAVRGQGEAWFAHEAQNCFIVDIDPGDVFTVNGRNVLCFDASLKYEIKTVKGAGITGGGLFNSVFTGQGRLGLVCEGNPLVIPVSPQWPVYVDTDAVVGWTANLQTSLHRSQSIGSMIRGGSGEAVQLMLQGEGFVVVRPSEATPQKAQQH